The Aeromicrobium sp. Leaf245 genome includes a region encoding these proteins:
- a CDS encoding TetR/AcrR family transcriptional regulator yields the protein MSRPEASPLPEREQRDGRVARGNRTRRAIVEAHAELIRGGDLLPTAAQVAERAGVSVRTLWGSFGDMEGLLQATTGYWFEQDSALRGEVDPSAPLPERIERFCAERARRLENISPAARAAQLKEPFSPTLRSSRLGHVERVVHDIEQAFAGELDAAADRAALLDALVGSTSWNAWSLLRDDLDRSVAAAHAAMLHTVRALLSSP from the coding sequence GTGAGTCGACCAGAGGCGTCGCCGCTCCCGGAGCGGGAGCAGCGGGACGGACGGGTGGCGCGCGGCAACCGGACCCGTCGGGCCATCGTCGAGGCGCACGCGGAGCTGATCCGCGGAGGCGACCTGCTGCCCACCGCCGCCCAGGTGGCGGAGCGCGCCGGTGTCTCGGTGCGCACGTTGTGGGGTTCCTTCGGCGACATGGAGGGGCTGCTGCAGGCCACGACCGGCTACTGGTTCGAGCAGGACTCGGCCCTGCGCGGCGAGGTCGACCCGTCGGCCCCGCTGCCCGAGCGCATCGAGCGCTTCTGCGCCGAGCGGGCACGTCGGCTCGAGAACATCTCGCCCGCAGCCCGCGCAGCGCAGCTGAAGGAGCCGTTCTCGCCGACGTTGCGCTCGAGCCGGCTCGGTCACGTGGAACGGGTGGTGCACGACATCGAGCAGGCCTTCGCCGGTGAGCTCGACGCGGCGGCGGACCGCGCGGCGCTCCTCGACGCCCTGGTCGGGTCGACGTCGTGGAACGCCTGGTCCCTCCTGCGCGACGACCTCGACCGCTCCGTCGCCGCCGCCCACGCCGCCATGCTCCACACCGTCCGCGCCCTCCTCTCCTCCCCCTGA
- a CDS encoding ABC transporter ATP-binding protein, with the protein MLAVKNLEVVYNDVVLVLRGVSLQVPRGSIVALLGANGAGKTTLLRALSGLLDVHDGAITKGQVTLDDVPLHTLTAPKIVAAGLGQVLEGRRVFSEFSVEENLKVGGHTRKGSLADAVEEVYELFPVLRERRRNIAGYLSGGEQQMLAMGRALVAKPDYLLLDEPSLGLAPRIVQQIKDIVVEINRRGTTVLLVEQNATMALSIASHGYVLEHGKVVMDKPAAELLADDDIRDFYLGRGELATSYREVKHYKRRKRWLS; encoded by the coding sequence GTGCTGGCGGTCAAGAACCTGGAAGTCGTCTACAACGACGTCGTCCTCGTGCTGCGTGGCGTGAGCCTGCAGGTGCCTCGCGGCAGCATCGTCGCCCTGCTCGGAGCCAACGGCGCCGGCAAGACGACGCTCCTGCGCGCACTGTCCGGGCTGCTCGACGTGCACGACGGCGCCATCACCAAGGGCCAGGTCACGCTCGACGACGTCCCCCTGCACACGCTCACCGCGCCGAAGATCGTGGCGGCGGGCCTCGGGCAGGTCCTCGAGGGACGCCGGGTCTTCTCGGAGTTCAGCGTCGAGGAGAACCTCAAGGTCGGCGGTCACACCCGCAAGGGCAGCCTGGCCGACGCCGTCGAGGAGGTCTACGAGCTGTTCCCGGTGCTGCGCGAACGCCGACGCAACATCGCCGGCTACCTGTCCGGTGGCGAGCAGCAGATGCTGGCCATGGGCCGTGCACTCGTGGCCAAGCCCGACTACCTGCTCCTCGACGAGCCGAGCCTGGGCCTCGCGCCGCGCATCGTCCAGCAGATCAAGGACATCGTGGTCGAGATCAACCGACGCGGCACGACCGTGCTGCTCGTGGAGCAGAACGCCACCATGGCACTGTCGATCGCGAGCCACGGGTACGTGCTCGAGCACGGCAAGGTCGTCATGGACAAGCCGGCCGCCGAGCTGCTCGCCGACGACGACATCCGCGACTTCTACCTGGGGCGTGGAGAGCTCGCGACCTCCTACCGCGAGGTCAAGCACTACAAGCGACGCAAGAGGTGGCTCTCGTGA
- a CDS encoding ABC transporter ATP-binding protein: MTHSLTEPTPRPDAGATAEPVVSLRGVELAFAGVKALQGVDLDVHHGELFAVIGPNGAGKTSIFNVLSGVYRPQKGSVTFLGQEILGSKPHAIAAMGMARTFQNIELFANLDVVDNLMLGRHHALGYGWPSALAWLGRARKAEVRNRREVEEIIDFLEIEAYRQLPVGMLPYGVQKRIELGRALAMDPKLLLLDEPVAGMNGEETEDMARFILDVAGELGIAMILVEHDMGLVMDLADRVMAMDFGKPITTGTPAEVQDHPGVIAAYLGVGDDTPLSDDAPPEASTDPSTGEQR; this comes from the coding sequence GTGACCCACTCGCTCACCGAACCCACGCCCCGTCCCGACGCCGGCGCCACGGCCGAGCCGGTCGTCAGCCTGCGCGGCGTCGAGCTGGCGTTCGCCGGGGTCAAGGCGCTGCAGGGCGTCGACCTCGACGTGCACCACGGCGAGCTGTTCGCCGTGATCGGCCCCAACGGCGCCGGCAAGACGTCGATCTTCAACGTGCTCTCGGGCGTGTACCGGCCCCAGAAGGGATCGGTCACCTTCCTCGGGCAGGAGATCCTCGGCTCCAAGCCACACGCGATCGCCGCGATGGGCATGGCGCGCACGTTCCAGAACATCGAGCTGTTCGCCAACCTCGACGTCGTCGACAACCTCATGCTCGGGCGCCACCACGCGCTCGGCTACGGCTGGCCGTCGGCGCTCGCCTGGCTCGGCCGCGCCCGCAAGGCCGAGGTGCGCAACCGCCGCGAGGTCGAGGAGATCATCGACTTCCTCGAGATCGAGGCCTACCGCCAGCTGCCCGTCGGGATGCTGCCGTACGGCGTGCAGAAGCGCATCGAGCTCGGCCGCGCCCTGGCCATGGACCCCAAGCTCCTGCTGCTGGACGAGCCGGTCGCCGGCATGAACGGCGAGGAGACCGAGGACATGGCCCGGTTCATCCTCGACGTCGCGGGCGAGCTCGGCATCGCCATGATCCTCGTCGAGCACGACATGGGCCTGGTCATGGACCTGGCCGACCGGGTGATGGCCATGGACTTCGGCAAGCCGATCACCACGGGCACGCCCGCCGAGGTGCAGGACCACCCGGGCGTGATCGCCGCGTACCTGGGCGTCGGCGACGACACCCCCCTGTCCGACGACGCCCCGCCCGAGGCCAGCACCGACCCGAGCACAGGAGAGCAGCGATGA
- a CDS encoding long-chain fatty acid--CoA ligase gives MSRPTLAQAVRERSVTSPDAVAMREKNFGLWEEITWADYWEQSVLVGHALLAAGVPVGERVAVHSENRPEWLFCDVGITAVRAATVGLYTTNPAPEVLHVLRDSGSSLLIAEDQEQLDKALEVIEDLPELRTIVYLDPRGIRGRYDDRRLVSWDDFMAAGRAHAQEHPGAVESLVDAAQPDDLATLVYTSGTTGPPKGAMLSTGNIAWVVERLRTDALIDPAANEKDLAVSYLPLCHVAERLFTVWTSAASGVQMNFAESIDTVQVALREIQPTLLFGVPRIWEKLVAGVQIRMSGASRLKRANFALWMRVSRWIGRTLVANRGRHTLATRAAYAVGWVFLYRALRERLGLSKVRYAASGAAPIAPEVLEFFMGLGLPMHEVYGMTENSAIATANRRGRVLLGTVGEPQDGIELRIDDETGEILTRHEGTFAGYWNNPEATASTVDADGWLHTGDVGEWVDGTYVRITDRLKDIIITAGGKNIAPSEIENSLKASPYVKEAIVIGDRRKYLTALIGIELDTVGDWAQRQKMPFTTYRDLSQKPEVRALVQKVVDETNTKFASVETIKAFALLPKELDHDDGELTATQKVRRSAVTAQFEDLIDQLYATDRSRA, from the coding sequence ATGAGCCGCCCGACGCTGGCGCAGGCCGTGCGCGAACGCTCCGTCACCAGCCCCGACGCCGTCGCGATGCGAGAGAAGAACTTCGGCCTCTGGGAGGAGATCACCTGGGCCGACTACTGGGAGCAGTCGGTTCTCGTGGGACACGCCCTCCTCGCCGCCGGCGTGCCGGTCGGCGAGCGCGTGGCCGTGCACAGCGAGAACCGGCCCGAGTGGTTGTTCTGCGACGTCGGCATCACCGCGGTCCGCGCGGCCACGGTGGGCCTGTACACGACGAACCCGGCGCCCGAGGTGCTGCACGTGCTGCGCGACTCCGGCTCGTCGCTGCTCATCGCCGAGGACCAGGAGCAGCTCGACAAGGCGCTCGAGGTGATCGAGGACCTGCCCGAGCTGCGGACGATCGTCTACCTCGACCCGCGCGGCATCCGGGGCCGCTACGACGACCGACGACTCGTCTCGTGGGACGACTTCATGGCCGCGGGGCGTGCGCACGCGCAGGAGCACCCGGGCGCGGTCGAGTCGCTCGTCGACGCCGCACAGCCCGACGACCTCGCCACCCTCGTCTACACGTCGGGCACCACGGGTCCGCCGAAGGGCGCCATGCTCTCGACCGGCAACATCGCCTGGGTCGTGGAGCGGCTGCGCACCGACGCGCTCATCGACCCCGCCGCGAACGAGAAGGACCTCGCCGTCTCGTACCTGCCCCTGTGCCACGTGGCGGAGCGCTTGTTCACGGTGTGGACGAGCGCCGCGTCGGGCGTGCAGATGAACTTCGCCGAGTCGATCGACACGGTGCAGGTGGCCCTGCGCGAGATCCAGCCGACCTTGCTGTTCGGCGTCCCCCGCATCTGGGAGAAGCTGGTGGCCGGCGTGCAGATCCGGATGTCGGGCGCATCGCGGCTCAAGCGCGCCAACTTCGCGCTCTGGATGAGGGTCTCGCGCTGGATCGGTCGCACCCTCGTGGCCAATCGCGGCCGGCACACCCTGGCCACCCGCGCGGCCTACGCCGTCGGCTGGGTCTTCCTCTACCGCGCGCTGCGCGAGCGGCTCGGGCTGTCGAAGGTGCGGTACGCCGCGTCCGGCGCCGCGCCCATCGCCCCTGAGGTGCTCGAGTTCTTCATGGGCCTCGGCCTGCCGATGCACGAGGTGTACGGCATGACCGAGAACAGTGCGATCGCCACCGCCAACCGCCGCGGCCGGGTCCTGCTCGGCACCGTCGGCGAGCCCCAGGACGGCATCGAGCTGCGCATCGACGACGAGACCGGCGAGATCCTCACGCGGCACGAGGGCACCTTCGCCGGGTACTGGAACAACCCCGAGGCCACGGCCTCCACGGTCGACGCCGACGGCTGGCTGCACACGGGCGACGTCGGCGAGTGGGTCGACGGCACCTACGTGCGCATCACCGACCGGCTGAAGGACATCATCATCACCGCGGGCGGCAAGAACATCGCCCCGAGCGAGATCGAGAACAGCCTCAAGGCGTCGCCGTACGTCAAGGAGGCCATCGTCATCGGCGACCGGCGCAAGTACCTGACCGCCCTCATCGGCATCGAGCTCGACACCGTGGGCGACTGGGCGCAGCGCCAGAAGATGCCGTTCACCACGTACCGCGACCTCAGCCAGAAGCCGGAGGTCCGGGCCCTCGTGCAGAAGGTCGTCGACGAGACCAACACCAAGTTCGCCAGCGTCGAGACGATCAAGGCCTTCGCGCTGCTGCCGAAGGAGCTCGACCACGACGACGGCGAGCTGACGGCCACGCAGAAGGTGCGCCGCTCGGCCGTGACCGCCCAGTTCGAGGACCTCATCGACCAGCTGTACGCAACCGACCGGAGCCGCGCATGA
- a CDS encoding branched-chain amino acid ABC transporter permease — MTEFLQAVLNGVGQGAIYALLALGYVMIYKATKVISFAQPALMIIGGLFTYHFTVEFGLPFWIGMLLGIVCGALVGMLVERVALRPMVGKPVFTLAIITIGIDIVLRIVANRYIGAQPKIVTYPSGSERLELLGLSISYQRIGLIAVTALCVVGLVVFFRATRTGLAMRATAIDQETALAQGIRVGTIFAIAWGIAGGLAAIAGTFVAAGAAGIEQTSWTIALKALPAIIIGGLDSVQGAVIGGLAVGIVEAITATYQPEYAPWLGTNFALVVPYALMFVVLLVRPYGLYGTKEVERV, encoded by the coding sequence ATGACCGAGTTCCTGCAGGCCGTGCTGAACGGTGTGGGCCAAGGTGCGATCTACGCCCTCCTGGCGCTGGGCTACGTCATGATCTACAAGGCCACGAAGGTCATCAGCTTCGCCCAGCCGGCGCTGATGATCATCGGTGGTCTGTTCACCTACCACTTCACGGTCGAGTTCGGCCTGCCGTTCTGGATCGGCATGCTCCTCGGCATCGTCTGCGGCGCGCTCGTCGGCATGCTGGTCGAGCGCGTGGCCCTGCGCCCCATGGTGGGCAAGCCGGTCTTCACGCTGGCGATCATCACGATCGGCATCGACATCGTGCTGCGCATCGTGGCCAACCGCTACATCGGCGCGCAGCCCAAGATCGTCACCTACCCCAGCGGCAGCGAGCGGCTGGAGCTGCTCGGGCTGTCGATCTCCTACCAGCGGATCGGGCTGATCGCGGTCACGGCGCTGTGCGTCGTGGGCCTCGTCGTCTTCTTCCGCGCCACCCGCACCGGGCTGGCCATGCGGGCCACGGCGATCGACCAGGAGACGGCCCTCGCGCAGGGCATCCGCGTGGGCACGATCTTCGCGATCGCCTGGGGCATCGCCGGTGGCCTCGCCGCCATCGCCGGGACCTTCGTGGCCGCGGGCGCGGCGGGCATCGAGCAGACCAGCTGGACGATCGCGCTCAAGGCGCTGCCGGCGATCATCATCGGCGGCCTCGACAGCGTGCAGGGTGCCGTGATCGGTGGGCTCGCGGTCGGGATCGTCGAGGCGATCACCGCCACCTACCAGCCCGAGTACGCACCGTGGCTGGGCACCAACTTCGCCCTCGTCGTCCCCTACGCCCTCATGTTCGTGGTGCTGCTGGTCAGACCGTACGGGCTCTACGGCACCAAGGAGGTGGAGCGGGTATGA
- a CDS encoding branched-chain amino acid ABC transporter permease → MSITSPFRRGGLRSRPLARTDYAQDIALVNTPGKRRSLVVILVLSFLLPFLVADDLLQVLALGMISAVGAIGLNLVTGYAGQVSLGHAFFIGLGAYTGAVLGGNPDGPVLGYGLPMWIWLPAAGVVAAVAGLVVGPIAVRLRGLYLAIVTLGIVFIGDHVFRNARDITGGAGVGRRGAELELFGIDFAQAGPLLGMEMSREQKQFFLGLVFLIVFAIIGRNIARSGVGRAFGAIRDRDVAAAVIGVALTKYKVMAFAMSSFFAGVTGALYFAVVGVFEPGAFSLLLSIQYLAMILIGGVATISGSIMGAMFIALLPRISTEIAHYVPLISTSAVGGGLLTVFQLEAIIYGALIVFFLVFEPRGLFGIWMRVRNYWKGWPFSY, encoded by the coding sequence ATGAGCATCACCTCCCCGTTCCGACGCGGCGGCCTGCGCAGCCGTCCGCTCGCGCGCACCGACTACGCGCAGGACATCGCGCTCGTCAACACGCCCGGCAAGCGACGCTCGCTCGTCGTCATCCTGGTGCTCTCGTTCCTGCTGCCGTTCCTGGTCGCCGACGACCTGCTGCAGGTGCTGGCGCTCGGCATGATCTCCGCGGTCGGCGCCATCGGGCTGAACCTCGTCACCGGGTACGCCGGACAGGTCTCGCTCGGGCACGCGTTCTTCATCGGCCTCGGCGCCTACACGGGTGCCGTGCTGGGCGGGAACCCCGACGGACCGGTGCTCGGCTACGGGCTGCCGATGTGGATCTGGCTGCCGGCCGCCGGCGTCGTCGCCGCCGTGGCCGGCCTGGTCGTCGGGCCCATCGCGGTGCGGCTGCGCGGCCTCTACCTGGCCATCGTGACCCTCGGGATCGTCTTCATCGGCGACCACGTGTTCCGCAACGCCCGCGACATCACCGGCGGCGCCGGCGTGGGCCGACGTGGCGCCGAGCTGGAGCTGTTCGGCATCGACTTCGCCCAGGCCGGGCCGCTGCTCGGCATGGAGATGTCGCGCGAGCAGAAGCAGTTCTTCCTCGGGCTCGTGTTCCTCATCGTGTTCGCGATCATCGGCCGCAACATCGCCCGCTCGGGCGTGGGTCGCGCGTTCGGTGCCATCCGCGACCGCGACGTCGCCGCGGCCGTCATCGGGGTGGCGCTCACGAAGTACAAGGTCATGGCGTTCGCGATGAGCTCGTTCTTCGCCGGCGTCACGGGCGCCCTCTACTTCGCCGTGGTCGGCGTCTTCGAGCCCGGCGCCTTCAGCCTGCTGCTGAGCATCCAGTACCTCGCGATGATCCTCATCGGCGGCGTGGCGACGATCAGCGGCTCGATCATGGGCGCGATGTTCATCGCGCTGCTGCCGCGGATCTCCACCGAGATCGCCCACTACGTGCCGCTGATCAGCACGAGCGCCGTCGGCGGCGGCCTGCTGACCGTCTTCCAGCTCGAGGCGATCATCTACGGCGCCCTCATCGTCTTCTTCCTCGTGTTCGAGCCCCGCGGCCTCTTCGGCATCTGGATGCGGGTGCGGAACTACTGGAAGGGGTGGCCCTTCTCCTACTGA
- a CDS encoding ABC transporter substrate-binding protein, whose product MRISRHLLRAGVGAAVAALVLTGCRSSGGSDSAADGITDEACPQAVNDDNGCIYLGVISDLTKGPFAPLAVPITDAQKAFWQKVNEDGGVGGYDVDVTKYVQDAEYNPEIHNRKYQEIRKDILALGQTLGSSQTLAILEDMKADDVIGVPASWNSAWEFEDQILESGANYCFEAMNGVDWAVENRDVAGKIAAVGYDNDYGGDAAAGVKAAAEANDLEYVEIKAPPGQDQQAETVASVLREDPDLLVISTGPAEMAAIVGGAAAEGFDGTVVGSSPTWNPALLQSAAAPAIEALYFQAGPWGPFGTDTPGHEAMREALGDVTPSDGYTAGWAWSYPLLAALKQADEDGGITRESLVEAAKSLEEVDYEGMLPNEAGKNTGEPAESAFRSSVISKVDKDAPTGVSLEQDLTTGPTAEAYDFSKPCFSLQ is encoded by the coding sequence ATGAGAATCTCTCGACACCTGCTGCGCGCCGGCGTCGGTGCCGCGGTGGCGGCACTCGTGCTCACCGGTTGCCGCAGCTCCGGCGGCAGCGACTCCGCCGCCGACGGCATCACCGACGAGGCCTGCCCGCAGGCCGTGAACGACGACAACGGCTGCATCTACCTGGGCGTGATCTCCGACCTCACCAAGGGCCCGTTCGCCCCGCTCGCCGTGCCCATCACGGACGCGCAGAAGGCGTTCTGGCAGAAGGTCAACGAGGACGGCGGCGTCGGTGGCTACGACGTGGACGTGACGAAGTACGTCCAGGACGCCGAGTACAACCCCGAGATCCACAACCGCAAGTACCAGGAGATCCGCAAGGACATCCTGGCGCTGGGCCAGACGCTCGGCTCGTCGCAGACCCTCGCGATCCTGGAGGACATGAAGGCCGACGACGTGATCGGCGTGCCGGCCTCGTGGAACTCGGCCTGGGAGTTCGAGGACCAGATCCTGGAGAGCGGCGCCAACTACTGCTTCGAGGCCATGAACGGCGTCGACTGGGCCGTCGAGAACCGCGACGTCGCGGGCAAGATCGCCGCCGTCGGCTACGACAACGACTACGGCGGAGACGCCGCGGCCGGCGTCAAGGCCGCGGCCGAGGCCAACGACCTCGAGTACGTCGAGATCAAGGCACCGCCCGGCCAGGACCAGCAGGCCGAGACGGTCGCGTCGGTGCTCCGTGAGGATCCCGACCTCCTGGTGATCTCGACCGGTCCGGCCGAGATGGCCGCGATCGTCGGCGGCGCTGCGGCCGAGGGCTTCGACGGGACCGTCGTCGGCTCCAGCCCCACCTGGAACCCGGCGCTGCTGCAGTCCGCAGCCGCTCCGGCCATCGAGGCGCTGTACTTCCAGGCGGGCCCGTGGGGTCCGTTCGGCACCGACACCCCGGGCCACGAGGCCATGCGCGAGGCCCTGGGCGACGTGACGCCGAGCGACGGCTACACGGCAGGCTGGGCCTGGAGCTACCCGCTCCTCGCAGCCCTGAAGCAGGCCGACGAGGACGGCGGCATCACCCGCGAGAGCCTCGTCGAGGCCGCGAAGTCGCTCGAGGAGGTCGACTACGAGGGCATGCTGCCCAACGAGGCCGGCAAGAACACGGGCGAGCCCGCGGAGTCGGCGTTCCGATCGAGCGTCATCAGCAAGGTCGACAAGGACGCCCCCACGGGAGTGTCGCTCGAGCAGGACCTCACCACGGGCCCCACGGCGGAGGCGTACGACTTCTCCAAGCCGTGCTTCAGCCTGCAGTGA
- a CDS encoding DUF808 domain-containing protein, with amino-acid sequence MAGGLVALLDDVAALARLAAASIDDVGAAAGRASAKAAGVVVDDTAVTPRYVHGLDPKRELAVIGRIAKGSLRNKLLVILPAALLLSQFAPWLLTPILMLGGTYLCFEGAEKLWEKVSGHHPPEEPSSSQGEDQEATVVSNAVRTDFILSAEIMVIALNEVAEEAFVSRAVILVVVAIGITALVYGVVALIVKMDDVGLALTERTSSVAQKVGRGLVKAMPKVLATLATVGVVAMLWVGGHILLVGTDDLGWHALYDLVHHAEEAVHDAVSGGLGSVLAWLTNTFFSAVIGLVVGAVVVAVLHLVARRRGAAAH; translated from the coding sequence ATGGCCGGCGGACTCGTCGCGCTCCTCGACGACGTGGCGGCCCTGGCGCGGCTGGCTGCCGCGTCCATCGACGACGTCGGTGCTGCGGCGGGACGCGCCAGCGCGAAGGCGGCCGGCGTGGTCGTCGACGACACCGCCGTCACCCCGCGCTACGTGCACGGGCTCGACCCGAAGCGCGAGCTGGCGGTCATCGGCCGCATCGCGAAGGGGTCGCTGCGCAACAAGCTGCTCGTCATCCTCCCCGCCGCCCTGCTGCTCAGCCAGTTCGCGCCGTGGCTGCTCACGCCGATCCTCATGCTGGGCGGCACGTACCTGTGCTTCGAGGGCGCCGAGAAGCTCTGGGAGAAGGTCTCGGGCCACCACCCGCCCGAGGAGCCGTCGTCGTCGCAGGGCGAGGACCAGGAGGCCACGGTGGTCTCCAACGCCGTGCGCACCGACTTCATCCTGTCGGCGGAGATCATGGTGATCGCGCTCAACGAGGTCGCCGAGGAGGCGTTCGTCTCCCGCGCCGTCATCCTGGTCGTGGTGGCCATTGGCATCACGGCGCTCGTCTACGGCGTGGTCGCGCTCATCGTGAAGATGGACGACGTCGGCCTCGCCCTCACCGAGCGCACGTCGAGCGTGGCGCAGAAGGTCGGCCGCGGTCTGGTCAAGGCCATGCCCAAGGTCCTCGCCACGCTCGCCACGGTGGGCGTCGTCGCCATGCTCTGGGTCGGCGGGCACATCCTGCTCGTCGGCACCGACGACCTCGGTTGGCACGCCCTCTACGACCTCGTGCACCACGCCGAGGAGGCCGTGCACGACGCCGTCTCCGGCGGCCTCGGTTCCGTGCTGGCGTGGCTCACCAACACCTTCTTCTCCGCAGTCATCGGGCTCGTCGTCGGTGCCGTGGTCGTGGCGGTGCTGCACCTCGTCGCGCGTCGGCGCGGCGCGGCCGCCCACTGA
- a CDS encoding CCA tRNA nucleotidyltransferase, with amino-acid sequence MRAAVAAVLDEHPVLADLGALFEAAGHELALVGGPVRDALLGRAVNDLDLTTSARPDDVERIVAGWADAVWDVGREFGTLGLRKGGDQIEITTYRADAYDVSSRKPQVAFGDRLEGDLSRRDFTVNALAVRLPSAEFVDEFGGLADLAAGLLRTPVTPEQSFSDDPLRMMRAARFASQLGFGADDATVSAMTAMANRIEIVSAERVRDELVKLVCGGDPVAGLRLLVDTGLAEHVLPELPALRLTADEHHRHKDVYEHSLTVLEQAIELEHRLDHRPDFVVRFAALVHDIGKPRTRRFVDDGTVTFHHHDVVGAKMTRKRMKALRFSNDQIDQVSLLVELHLRFHGYGSGEWTDAAVRRYVRDAGDQLERLHILTRADCTTRNRRKAQRLQRTYDDLERRIEVLAAQEELDAIRPDLDGNQIMEILGIGPGREIGEAYRFLLDLRMDRGPLGEDLAAEALRAWWSARG; translated from the coding sequence GTGCGCGCGGCCGTGGCCGCGGTGCTGGACGAGCACCCCGTGCTCGCCGACCTGGGTGCCCTGTTCGAGGCCGCCGGGCACGAGCTCGCCCTCGTCGGCGGCCCCGTCCGCGACGCCCTGCTCGGCCGCGCGGTCAACGACCTGGACCTGACCACCTCGGCGCGCCCTGACGACGTGGAGCGCATCGTGGCCGGCTGGGCCGACGCCGTGTGGGACGTCGGCCGCGAGTTCGGGACGCTCGGCCTGCGCAAGGGTGGCGACCAGATCGAGATCACGACGTACCGGGCCGACGCCTACGACGTGTCGTCGCGCAAGCCGCAGGTGGCCTTCGGGGACCGGCTCGAGGGGGACCTGTCGCGCCGCGACTTCACGGTCAACGCGCTCGCCGTGCGGCTCCCGTCGGCGGAGTTCGTCGACGAGTTCGGGGGCCTCGCCGACCTCGCGGCCGGGCTGCTGCGCACGCCCGTGACCCCGGAGCAGTCCTTCAGCGACGACCCGCTGCGGATGATGCGCGCGGCCAGGTTCGCCTCGCAGCTGGGCTTCGGGGCCGACGACGCGACGGTGTCGGCCATGACCGCGATGGCCAACCGGATCGAGATCGTGTCGGCCGAGCGGGTGCGCGACGAGCTCGTGAAGCTGGTGTGCGGAGGCGACCCGGTGGCGGGGCTCCGCCTCCTCGTCGACACCGGTCTGGCCGAGCACGTGCTGCCCGAGCTGCCGGCGTTGCGGCTGACCGCCGACGAGCACCACCGTCACAAGGACGTCTACGAGCACTCGCTCACCGTGCTGGAGCAGGCGATCGAGCTGGAGCACCGGCTCGACCACCGGCCCGACTTCGTGGTCCGGTTCGCCGCGCTCGTGCACGACATCGGCAAGCCCCGCACCCGACGCTTCGTCGACGACGGCACGGTGACGTTCCACCACCACGACGTGGTGGGCGCCAAGATGACGCGCAAGCGGATGAAGGCGCTCCGCTTCAGCAACGACCAGATCGACCAGGTCAGCCTGCTCGTGGAGCTGCACCTGCGCTTCCACGGCTACGGCTCGGGGGAGTGGACCGACGCGGCCGTCCGTCGCTACGTGCGCGACGCGGGCGACCAGCTGGAGCGGCTGCACATCCTCACCCGCGCCGACTGCACCACCCGCAACCGGCGCAAGGCGCAGCGTCTGCAGCGCACCTACGACGACCTGGAGCGCCGCATCGAGGTCCTGGCCGCCCAGGAGGAGCTCGACGCGATCCGCCCCGACCTCGACGGCAACCAGATCATGGAGATCCTCGGCATCGGTCCCGGTCGCGAGATCGGCGAGGCGTACCGATTCCTGCTCGACCTGCGGATGGACCGCGGACCGCTCGGTGAGGACCTGGCTGCCGAGGCGCTGCGCGCGTGGTGGTCGGCGCGCGGCTGA